In the Kribbella sp. NBC_00482 genome, one interval contains:
- a CDS encoding class I SAM-dependent methyltransferase: MSRAEREQDLITYYSNEIQARVERDLPEPRVARRTAYLEQLRAEGRDTVLELGCGPGRDGEAIAAAGFTYTGVDLSPASVDACRELSLHAEVASILDLPFEDATFDAGWTMSTLLHVADEDLAQALQEIVRVLRPGAPLAIGLWGDVNGSEHVWEDGTGYGPGRFFSIRSDEGLREVLGRYGVVEQWMTWDDDRVMHYQWAVLRLNLPNPATGAF, encoded by the coding sequence ATGAGCCGCGCAGAACGCGAGCAGGACCTCATCACCTACTACTCCAACGAGATCCAGGCTCGCGTCGAGCGTGACCTCCCCGAGCCGCGAGTCGCCCGGCGTACGGCGTACCTCGAACAACTCCGCGCCGAAGGCCGCGACACCGTCCTCGAACTCGGCTGCGGTCCCGGCCGCGACGGGGAGGCGATCGCCGCGGCCGGATTCACCTACACCGGCGTGGACCTGTCGCCGGCCAGTGTCGATGCCTGCCGCGAGCTGAGCCTGCACGCGGAGGTCGCATCAATCCTGGACCTGCCGTTCGAGGACGCGACGTTCGATGCCGGCTGGACGATGAGCACGTTGCTGCACGTTGCCGACGAAGATCTCGCCCAAGCACTGCAGGAGATCGTCCGAGTACTCCGTCCGGGCGCACCGTTGGCAATCGGGCTCTGGGGAGATGTCAACGGGAGCGAGCATGTCTGGGAGGACGGCACGGGCTACGGGCCTGGCCGGTTCTTCAGCATCCGTAGCGACGAGGGACTGCGCGAGGTGCTTGGCCGGTACGGTGTGGTGGAGCAGTGGATGACCTGGGACGACGACCGCGTCATGCACTACCAGTGGGCAGTGCTCCGGCTCAACCTCCCCAATCCGGCTACTGGCGCTTTCTAG
- a CDS encoding class I SAM-dependent methyltransferase — MTLDARTQQMVAANQADWNARAPLHAASEFYDRPAEFWFADYEWEDLGPLGGRDVLHLQCHLGTETIEFARRGARTSGLDLSEKSLEAARQIAADAGVEIDYVHANVYDAVDAVDGRQFDIVYTGKGALCYLPELKQWAEVVRDLLKPGSVLYIVEFHPLLNALREVSLPGESEDLVLRADYLEGRGPIAHDSTVTYTGDEVPGRQTSYEWRHGLGEITTTLADAGFQLTSLRESEVLPWPRWPSMQQTPNGWWRLPDTAPRIPLLFALKATKP, encoded by the coding sequence GTGACTCTGGACGCTCGGACGCAGCAGATGGTGGCCGCTAACCAGGCCGATTGGAACGCACGGGCCCCGCTGCATGCGGCGAGCGAGTTCTACGACCGGCCCGCGGAGTTCTGGTTCGCGGACTACGAGTGGGAGGATCTCGGCCCGCTCGGCGGTCGCGACGTACTGCATCTGCAGTGCCATCTGGGGACCGAGACGATCGAGTTCGCGCGACGGGGTGCGCGGACCAGTGGACTCGACCTGTCCGAGAAGTCGCTGGAGGCCGCCCGGCAGATCGCGGCCGATGCGGGCGTTGAGATCGACTACGTGCATGCCAATGTGTACGACGCCGTGGACGCGGTCGACGGACGGCAGTTCGACATCGTGTACACCGGCAAAGGCGCGCTCTGCTACCTACCCGAGCTGAAGCAATGGGCCGAGGTCGTCCGCGACCTGCTCAAGCCCGGCAGCGTCCTCTACATCGTCGAGTTCCACCCGCTGCTCAACGCACTCCGTGAGGTCTCCCTGCCCGGCGAGTCAGAGGACCTCGTGCTCCGCGCCGACTACCTCGAAGGCCGCGGGCCGATCGCTCACGACTCCACCGTCACTTACACGGGCGACGAGGTCCCCGGCCGCCAGACCAGCTACGAATGGCGCCACGGGCTAGGCGAAATCACCACGACCCTCGCCGACGCAGGCTTCCAACTCACCAGCCTCCGCGAGTCCGAAGTACTCCCATGGCCCCGCTGGCCATCGATGCAACAAACCCCCAACGGCTGGTGGCGCCTCCCGGACACCGCCCCCCGCATCCCACTCCTCTTCGCCTTGAAGGCCACCAAGCCATGA
- a CDS encoding DinB family protein, producing the protein MPEAFDWDILHRPSAMAMVRGQLGFSWMVLSGRLAHLTDEQYFWRPSSEALTVVRRHYTGQFRPLGSGEWVAQWPDEPDHRGPRTIAWLIAHLTEMFFERWEWTFGESRQGRADITLHGNARDAVAWLTYWVEAWQDAIAGLDEDAALTIGLSQANELDASEPFGHVVLRLNRELIHHGSEIMTLQDLYAVAA; encoded by the coding sequence ATGCCGGAGGCGTTCGACTGGGACATCCTGCACCGGCCGTCGGCGATGGCGATGGTGCGCGGCCAGCTCGGATTCAGCTGGATGGTGCTGTCCGGGCGGCTCGCCCATCTGACCGACGAGCAGTACTTCTGGCGACCGAGCAGTGAGGCGCTCACCGTCGTACGGCGGCATTACACCGGGCAGTTCCGGCCGCTCGGGTCCGGCGAGTGGGTCGCCCAGTGGCCGGACGAGCCGGACCATCGCGGACCGCGGACGATCGCCTGGCTGATTGCGCATCTGACCGAGATGTTCTTCGAGCGCTGGGAGTGGACGTTCGGCGAGAGCCGGCAAGGGCGGGCCGACATCACGTTGCACGGCAACGCCCGGGACGCGGTCGCCTGGCTGACCTACTGGGTCGAGGCCTGGCAGGACGCCATCGCCGGGCTGGACGAGGACGCGGCGCTGACGATCGGCCTGAGCCAGGCCAACGAACTGGACGCCTCCGAGCCGTTCGGCCACGTCGTCCTGCGGCTGAACCGCGAGCTGATCCATCACGGCTCGGAGATCATGACGCTCCAGGATCTCTACGCGGTCGCAGCGTGA
- a CDS encoding carboxylesterase/lipase family protein, whose amino-acid sequence MTTFEAATPLGAVRGAEAGGLLHFTGIPYAQPPVGALRFAAPKPVVPWSGVLDATGGPVVAPQGPSRLVGAVGEFSGEQSEDCLQVSVTTPAVDGPRRPVMVWLHGGGFSSGGGALDWYDGSTLAREGGVVVVGVNYRLGPLGYLRVEGAGDGDAGLLDMVEALRWVRDNIESFGGDPDNVTVFGQSAGGLCTLLMLTLPEARGLFHRAILQSPPGGVLPLTSREARHNAALLHDALGYPELDADALRQRLTEEPAGRLLTAARLVAQETAVPGGVAPPYLPVADGFESTEMLLSAAARGAAEAGIPLIVGTTRDEALAMVSGQPAADVMTDRWFTGPAHAFAQAVAAAGGEVWVYRLDWAPTDSPLGACHCLELPLVFGTADAWAKAPMIAGADPAEQEALSARIRGNWLSFAATGEPGGDLPWPRYDNGRPTMIFDTRSGVVRDPLPMTTNFAKGRHDHDL is encoded by the coding sequence ATGACCACATTCGAGGCGGCCACTCCGCTCGGCGCCGTCCGCGGCGCCGAGGCCGGTGGGCTGCTGCACTTCACTGGAATTCCGTACGCGCAACCACCGGTGGGCGCCCTGCGGTTCGCAGCGCCCAAGCCGGTCGTGCCCTGGTCAGGCGTACTTGATGCGACCGGCGGTCCAGTGGTTGCCCCACAGGGTCCGTCCCGGCTGGTCGGGGCGGTCGGGGAGTTCAGCGGCGAGCAGAGCGAGGACTGCCTGCAGGTGTCGGTGACTACGCCGGCCGTCGACGGCCCTCGTCGCCCGGTGATGGTGTGGCTGCACGGCGGCGGTTTCTCCAGTGGAGGCGGAGCGCTGGACTGGTACGACGGCAGCACCCTGGCCCGGGAGGGCGGCGTGGTGGTGGTCGGCGTCAACTACCGGCTCGGACCGCTGGGCTACCTGCGGGTCGAGGGAGCAGGTGACGGCGACGCAGGGCTGCTGGACATGGTCGAGGCCCTGCGCTGGGTGCGCGACAACATCGAGTCCTTCGGCGGCGATCCGGACAACGTGACGGTGTTCGGACAGTCCGCCGGTGGACTGTGCACGCTACTGATGCTCACGCTGCCCGAGGCGCGAGGGCTGTTCCATCGCGCGATTCTGCAGAGCCCGCCTGGTGGTGTCCTGCCGCTGACCAGTCGCGAGGCCCGGCACAATGCGGCGCTGCTGCATGACGCACTGGGGTACCCGGAGTTGGACGCCGATGCACTGCGGCAGCGGCTGACCGAGGAACCCGCGGGGCGGCTGCTGACCGCGGCGAGGCTCGTCGCCCAAGAGACCGCGGTGCCAGGTGGTGTCGCGCCGCCGTACCTGCCGGTTGCTGACGGGTTCGAGTCCACGGAGATGCTGCTGTCGGCGGCTGCTCGCGGTGCGGCGGAGGCCGGCATCCCGCTGATCGTCGGCACCACGCGCGACGAGGCGTTGGCCATGGTTTCCGGTCAGCCCGCCGCGGACGTGATGACCGACCGTTGGTTCACCGGTCCCGCTCACGCGTTCGCCCAGGCGGTTGCCGCCGCCGGCGGCGAGGTGTGGGTCTACCGGCTGGACTGGGCGCCGACCGATTCGCCACTGGGTGCTTGCCACTGCCTGGAACTGCCGCTGGTGTTCGGCACCGCCGACGCCTGGGCCAAGGCGCCCATGATTGCCGGCGCCGACCCGGCCGAGCAGGAGGCGCTGTCCGCGCGGATTCGCGGCAACTGGCTGAGCTTCGCCGCCACTGGCGAGCCTGGCGGCGACTTGCCCTGGCCCCGCTACGACAACGGCCGCCCCACGATGATCTTCGACACCCGGTCCGGCGTCGTCCGCGACCCGTTGCCGATGACAACCAACTTTGCGAAAGGGAGGCACGACCATGACCTCTGA
- a CDS encoding CGNR zinc finger domain-containing protein, with protein sequence MHFGYYNTLGLELAVDLVNTRSEPTGADDLTSAAGLTDFLAQHADLTALEGNPALPAGIDLAAVTALYRDAMANWTATDADAMAARDLRTQLRAVFDTGAQDPVSAATVLNEHLRTYRALPRISTEHGEPHLHFEAADEGLIHWLAVTALMGLVLFVCDGNARRLGTCASTACRKAFVDRSRNSSKSYCSDTCAHRESVAAFRTRRRSTGVR encoded by the coding sequence ATGCACTTTGGGTACTACAACACGCTCGGACTCGAGCTGGCGGTGGACCTGGTCAACACCCGGTCCGAACCCACGGGCGCGGACGACCTCACCAGCGCCGCAGGACTGACCGACTTCCTTGCCCAGCACGCGGATCTGACCGCGCTGGAAGGCAACCCGGCCCTGCCCGCCGGGATCGACCTGGCGGCCGTCACCGCCCTGTACCGCGACGCAATGGCGAACTGGACCGCAACCGACGCCGACGCCATGGCAGCGCGCGACCTGCGCACGCAACTGCGTGCCGTGTTCGACACCGGCGCGCAGGACCCCGTCTCCGCAGCGACGGTGCTCAACGAGCACCTGCGCACCTACCGGGCACTCCCCCGCATCAGCACCGAGCACGGCGAACCGCACCTGCACTTCGAAGCCGCCGACGAGGGCCTGATCCACTGGCTCGCCGTCACCGCGCTGATGGGACTGGTGCTGTTCGTGTGCGACGGCAACGCTCGCCGGCTCGGCACCTGCGCATCGACCGCCTGTCGGAAAGCGTTCGTCGACCGATCCAGGAACAGCAGCAAGAGCTACTGCAGCGACACCTGCGCCCACCGCGAGAGCGTCGCCGCATTCCGCACCCGCCGCCGTTCCACCGGAGTCCGCTAA
- a CDS encoding Fic family protein, whose protein sequence is MARVELHRWPGHPDGFTRAERLGGSYELYFPDPLVGREFDLSADVLALLEDAAGDLARLDATAAVLTNSEALARLLLRAEAVGSSHIEGLVVGARRLLKADVLRERISDVTAEEVLGAVDAMTWVTESVQAGDKLEVDHLLEAHRLLMAQSPHPEFGGEVRYLQNWIGGRSPAEAYYVPPPAQLIPELLADLMTFVRESGLPVLAKTAIAHAQFETIHPFADGNGRTGRALIHLILRADGLITRTVPPVSLSLATHAADYIEALTAFRYVGRATTAKARAAANPWLRMFAKACTHATAEAARFEQNAAELKAEWRERAAPVRAGSAAELLIEALPAAPVLTLAAAAQLIDRSQQAANQGLARLVEAGILREVTDGRRNRVYEAPELIDAFTLLERRFASPAADTRIEAPSRPVPARPEPTH, encoded by the coding sequence ATGGCCCGGGTTGAGTTGCACCGCTGGCCCGGGCACCCCGACGGGTTCACCCGGGCGGAACGCCTGGGCGGGTCGTACGAGCTGTATTTCCCCGACCCGCTGGTCGGGCGTGAGTTCGACCTGTCCGCCGACGTACTCGCACTGCTCGAGGACGCCGCCGGCGATCTGGCCCGCCTGGACGCGACGGCCGCCGTCCTGACGAACAGCGAGGCGTTAGCGCGGTTGCTGCTGCGCGCCGAAGCGGTCGGGTCGTCGCACATCGAGGGGCTCGTCGTCGGCGCGCGCAGGTTGCTGAAGGCCGACGTACTGCGGGAGCGCATCAGCGACGTGACCGCCGAAGAAGTGCTCGGCGCGGTCGACGCGATGACGTGGGTGACCGAGTCCGTCCAGGCCGGGGACAAGCTCGAGGTCGACCATCTGCTCGAGGCGCATCGCCTTCTGATGGCGCAGTCGCCGCATCCGGAGTTCGGCGGCGAGGTCCGCTACCTGCAGAACTGGATCGGCGGCCGCTCCCCCGCCGAGGCCTACTACGTGCCTCCGCCGGCGCAACTGATCCCCGAACTGCTCGCGGACCTGATGACGTTCGTCCGCGAATCGGGGCTGCCGGTGCTGGCGAAGACCGCGATCGCGCACGCGCAGTTCGAGACGATCCACCCGTTCGCCGACGGCAACGGCCGGACCGGGCGCGCACTGATCCACCTGATCCTGCGCGCCGACGGCCTGATCACACGCACCGTGCCGCCGGTCTCGCTCTCGCTCGCCACCCACGCCGCGGACTACATCGAAGCACTGACAGCCTTCCGGTACGTCGGGCGCGCGACGACCGCGAAGGCCCGCGCGGCCGCGAACCCGTGGTTGCGGATGTTCGCGAAGGCCTGCACGCACGCGACCGCCGAAGCCGCACGCTTCGAGCAGAACGCCGCCGAACTCAAGGCCGAATGGCGGGAACGCGCGGCGCCGGTCCGCGCCGGCTCCGCAGCCGAACTGCTGATCGAGGCACTGCCGGCCGCGCCGGTCCTGACGCTCGCGGCCGCGGCCCAACTCATCGACCGCTCCCAGCAGGCCGCGAACCAGGGCCTGGCGCGACTGGTCGAGGCGGGCATCCTGCGTGAGGTCACCGACGGGCGCCGGAACCGCGTCTACGAGGCGCCCGAACTGATCGACGCCTTCACGTTGCTGGAGCGTCGCTTCGCGAGCCCGGCCGCGGACACCCGGATCGAAGCGCCTAGCAGACCAGTCCCCGCGAGGCCAGAACCGACACACTAG